The following proteins are encoded in a genomic region of Rissa tridactyla isolate bRisTri1 chromosome 5, bRisTri1.patW.cur.20221130, whole genome shotgun sequence:
- the LOC128910314 gene encoding LOW QUALITY PROTEIN: transmembrane emp24 domain-containing protein 11-like (The sequence of the model RefSeq protein was modified relative to this genomic sequence to represent the inferred CDS: inserted 1 base in 1 codon): MLSHSAEHTVVSYKSVTTSCLFSQVCFFFSLKNTLISSKQGTTTGXTYICEWLPSKAVQLGYVKTMKSQLIGFLMNFWISFSLALYFHSGEREEKCIIEDVPTDTLVIGNYKVQRWDIHKQEFLESAPGLGMFVTVTTPSAEVLLSKLYGPQGTFSFTSHLSGEHIICLQSNSTRFVAFSGSKLRIHLDIRVGEHFLDESVVRAKDKVNEVNFRLEHLIEQVHHISKEQNYEREREEKFRKTSEETNSNILWWAIVQTLILISIGIWQIKSLRDFFISKKLV; this comes from the exons ATGTTATCTCATTCTGCAGAACATACTGTAGTTAGTTATAAAAGTGTAACCACCAGCTGCCTTTTctcacaggtttgtttttttttctccctgaaaaataCACTGATAAGCAGCAAACAAGGAACGACCACAG CTACATACATTTGTGAATGGTTACCTTCAAAAGCAGTACAACTGGGATACGTAAAAACCATGAAAAGCCAATTAATAGGATTTCTTATGAacttttggatttctttttcacttgctttatattttcacagtggagaaagagaagagaaatgtatAATTGAAGACGTTCCCACGGACACATTGGTAATTG GGAATTACAAAGTACAACGCTGGGATATACATAAACAGGAATTTCTTGAATCTGCTCCTGGATTGGGAATGTTTGTGACTGTCACGACTCCTTCTGCTGAG GTGCTACTGTCAAAATTGTATGGGCCacaaggaacattttcttttacaTCCCATCTATCTGGGGAGCATATTATCTGTTTACAGTCTAACTCCACAAGATTTGTAGCATTCTCAGGAAGTAAACTG cGTATCCATTTGGACATTAGAGTTGGAGAACATTTTTTGGATGAATCTGTTGTTCGAGCCAAAGACAAAGTGAATGAAGTTAACTTTAGACTAGAACATCTAATTGAGCAAGTTCATCACATATCCAAAGAACAAAACTATGAAAGA gagCGTGAAGAAAAATTTCGGAAGACAAGCGAAGAAACCAACAGCAATATTTTGTGGTGGGCTATTGTACAAACACTAATCCTCATCTCCATTGGAATCTGGCAAATCAAATCTCTCAGAGATTTCTTCATATCTAAGAAGCTTGTTTAA
- the LOC128910150 gene encoding spondin-2-like yields the protein MLFANLESLKITIIVGPKGPSSGINSKTPTVFSCRPTQLPAKAGALPLPVLQRKYLGMENLMVVYCSCKVIWTLLVTILGYASTLPVSDDSICTAEELAKYSIIFTGKWSQTAFPKQYPLYRPPAQWSSMLGVTHSSDYSMWKKNEYASNGVRDFAEKGEAWVLMKEIEEAGEKIQSVHGIFSAPAISSGTGQTSTELEVHSRHPLVSFVVRIVPSPDWFVGIDSLNLCEGDRWMEEVSIDLFPYDAGTDSGFTFSSPNFATIPQDTVTEITCSSPSHPANSFYYPKLKILPPIAQVTMVKLKKNQLGLPAPYLNLPAKSNEIIDSVSETPLDCEVSQWSSWGLCRGLCRKTGTKIRTRFVLLQPANNGMPCPNLDEETGCEPENCV from the exons ATGCTTTTTGCAAACCTGGAAAGTCTAAAGATTACAATAATTGTTGGACCAAAGGGACCCTCTTCAGGCATAAATAGCAAGACTCCTACTGTCTTCTCTTGCAGACCAACTCAGCTGCCAGCAAAAGCAGGTGCTCTCCCCCTACCAGTGCTCCAGAGGAAATATTTA GGAATGGAAAACCTGATGGTTGTCTACTGCTCCTGTAAAGTTATCTGGACATTACTTGTAACAATACTAGGTTATGCCAGCACCTTGCCTGTGAGTGATGATTCTATTTGCACAGCAGAGGAACTTGCTAAATACAGCATAATCTTCACAGGGAAATGGAGTCAGACTGCTTTTCCTAAGCAGTATCCACTTTATAGGCCCCCAGCACAGTGGTCATCAATGCTAG GTGTTACTCATAGTTCTGACTAcagcatgtggaaaaaaaatgaatatgccAGCAATGGTGTACGTGATTTTGCTGAAAAGGGTGAAGCATGGGTATTAATGAAAGAAATAGAAGAAGCTGGAGAGAAAATTCAGAGTGTACATGGAATCTTCTCTGCTCCTGCCATTTCCAGTGGTACAGGACAAACCTCCACTGAATTAGAAGTGCATTCAAGACATCCCTTA GTTTCATTTGTTGTACGAATTGTTCCAAGCCCTGACTGGTTTGTGGGTATTGACAGCCTAAATCTCTGTGAAGGAGACCGCTGGATGGAAGAAGTATCAATAGATCTATTTCCATATGATGCCGGAACTGATAGTGGTTTCACATTTTCCTCCCCAAACTTTGCCACTATTCCACAGGACACAGTTACAGAG ATCACTTGTTCCTCTCCAAGTCACCCAGCAAACTCATTTTATTATCCCAAACTCAAAATTTTGCCACCTATCGCTCAAGTAACGAtggtgaaattaaagaaaaaccagcTGGGTCTTCCTGCACCTTATCTTAATCTTCCAGCTAAAAGCAATGAAATAATAGACTCTGTCTCAG AAACACCACTGGACTGTGAGGTTTCACAATGGTCTTCCTGGGGTCTCTGTAGAGGTCTTTGCAGAAAAACAGGGACCAAGATCAGAACTCGTTTTGTACTTCTTCAGCCTGCCAATAATGGAATGCCTTGTCCAAATCTGGATGAAGAAACAGGCTGTGAACCAGAGAATTGTGTCTGA